A single genomic interval of Burkholderia cepacia ATCC 25416 harbors:
- a CDS encoding GMC family oxidoreductase → MSTPRTLEGEFDYVIVGAGTAGCVLANRLTEDPDIRVLLLEAGGKDDYHWIHIPVGYLYCIGNPRTDWLYKTQPEAALNGRALSYPRGRVLGGCSSINGMIYMRGQREDYDSWAQETGDAGWSWDSVLPIFKRSEDHHAGASDAHGAGGYWRVEKQRLRWEILESFAQAAQQTGIPATDDFNRGDNSGVGYFEVNQKRGVRWNTSKAFLRPAMARPNLTVITGAHAQRVIFDGRRAVGVEYRGGGTDYVARARSEVLLTSGAVNSPQLLELSGIGDGRRLQALGIDVVQDLPGVGENLQDHLQLRMAFRVEGVRTLNTLSAHWWGKLMIGAEYALLQRGPMSMAPSQLGAFAKSDPDDPALTRPDLEYHVQPLSLERFGEPLHSFNAFTASVCHLRPTSRGSVHVASADPGVAPAIAPNYLSTDHDRHVAANALRLTRRIASAPALTRYRPEEILPGTQYRSEAELINAAGAVGTTIFHPVGTCRMGRADDERAVVDSRLRVRGIAGLRIVDASVMPFITSGNTNSPTLMIAERASDMIRADRRAAREATPVRTEPAATAA, encoded by the coding sequence GTGAGTACTCCACGCACGCTCGAAGGCGAATTCGACTACGTGATCGTCGGTGCGGGCACCGCAGGCTGCGTGCTCGCGAACCGCCTGACCGAGGATCCCGACATCCGCGTGCTGCTGCTCGAAGCAGGCGGCAAGGACGACTATCACTGGATCCACATCCCGGTCGGCTATCTGTATTGCATCGGCAACCCGCGCACCGACTGGCTGTACAAGACCCAACCCGAAGCGGCGCTCAACGGCCGGGCGCTGTCGTATCCACGCGGCCGCGTGCTCGGCGGCTGCTCGTCGATCAACGGGATGATCTACATGCGCGGCCAGCGCGAGGATTACGACAGCTGGGCGCAGGAAACCGGCGACGCCGGCTGGTCGTGGGACAGCGTGCTGCCGATCTTCAAGCGCAGCGAGGACCACCATGCGGGCGCGAGCGACGCACACGGCGCGGGCGGTTACTGGCGCGTCGAGAAGCAGCGGCTGCGCTGGGAGATCCTCGAATCGTTCGCGCAGGCCGCGCAGCAGACGGGCATCCCGGCAACCGACGACTTCAACCGCGGCGACAATTCCGGGGTCGGTTATTTCGAGGTGAACCAGAAGCGCGGCGTGCGCTGGAATACGTCGAAGGCGTTCCTGCGGCCCGCGATGGCGCGCCCGAACCTGACCGTGATCACCGGCGCGCACGCGCAGCGCGTGATTTTCGACGGGCGGCGCGCGGTCGGTGTCGAATATCGCGGCGGCGGCACCGATTACGTTGCGCGGGCGCGCTCGGAGGTGCTACTGACGTCCGGCGCCGTGAATTCGCCGCAGCTGCTCGAACTGTCGGGCATCGGCGACGGCCGGCGGCTGCAGGCGCTCGGCATCGACGTCGTGCAGGATCTGCCCGGCGTCGGCGAAAACCTGCAGGATCACCTGCAATTGCGGATGGCGTTTCGCGTCGAAGGCGTGCGCACGCTCAACACGCTGTCCGCGCACTGGTGGGGCAAGCTGATGATCGGCGCGGAATATGCGTTGCTGCAGCGCGGGCCGATGTCGATGGCGCCGTCGCAACTCGGCGCATTCGCGAAATCCGACCCCGACGATCCGGCACTCACGCGCCCCGATCTCGAATACCACGTGCAGCCGCTGTCGCTCGAACGTTTCGGCGAGCCGCTGCACAGCTTCAATGCATTTACGGCGTCCGTGTGCCATCTGCGGCCGACGTCGCGCGGCAGCGTGCATGTCGCGAGCGCCGATCCGGGTGTCGCACCCGCAATCGCGCCGAACTATCTGTCGACCGACCACGATCGCCACGTCGCCGCGAACGCGTTGCGCCTCACGCGCCGGATCGCGTCCGCGCCGGCGCTCACGCGTTATCGGCCCGAGGAAATCCTGCCCGGCACGCAGTACCGGAGCGAAGCCGAGCTGATCAACGCGGCGGGCGCCGTCGGCACGACGATCTTCCACCCGGTCGGCACCTGCCGGATGGGGCGGGCCGACGACGAGCGTGCGGTCGTCGACAGCCGGCTGCGGGTACGCGGGATCGCCGGGCTGCGGATCGTCGATGCGTCGGTGATGCCCTTCATTACATCGGGCAATACCAATTCGCCGACGCTGATGATCGCCGAGCGCGCGAGCGACATGATCCGTGCCGATCGCCGCGCGGCGCGCGAAGCGACGCCGGTGCGAACGGAGCCCGCGGCGACAGCCGCGTGA
- a CDS encoding ABC transporter ATP-binding protein: MILGDTILETRGLTKEFRGFTAVNGVNLRVRRGAIHALIGPNGAGKTTCFNLLTKFLTPTAGQIVFNGIDITDERPAQVARRGIIRSFQISAVFPHLTALQNVRIGLQRALGTEFHFWRSERTLKRLDDRAMDLLTQVGLTDFAQVPTVELAYGRKRALEIATTLAMEPELMLLDEPTQGMGHEDVDRVTALIKKVASGRTILMVEHNMNVIAGISDTITVLQRGEVLAEGSYAEVSKNPLVIEAYMGSADAALAGAHA, translated from the coding sequence ATGATTCTCGGCGACACGATTCTGGAAACACGCGGACTGACCAAGGAATTCAGGGGTTTCACGGCCGTCAACGGCGTGAACCTGCGTGTGCGTCGCGGTGCGATCCATGCGTTGATCGGACCGAACGGCGCAGGCAAGACGACCTGCTTCAACCTTCTCACCAAATTCCTGACGCCGACGGCCGGCCAGATCGTCTTCAACGGGATCGACATCACCGACGAGCGGCCCGCGCAGGTCGCGCGGCGCGGCATCATCCGTTCGTTCCAGATCTCGGCCGTCTTTCCGCACCTGACCGCACTGCAGAACGTGCGCATCGGCCTGCAGCGCGCGCTCGGCACCGAATTCCATTTCTGGCGCAGCGAACGCACGCTCAAGCGGCTCGACGATCGTGCGATGGATCTGCTCACGCAGGTCGGCCTCACCGATTTCGCGCAGGTGCCGACCGTCGAACTCGCATACGGCCGCAAGCGCGCGCTGGAGATCGCGACCACGCTCGCGATGGAGCCCGAGCTGATGCTGCTCGACGAGCCCACGCAAGGGATGGGCCACGAGGACGTCGATCGCGTGACCGCGCTGATCAAGAAGGTCGCGAGCGGCCGCACCATCCTGATGGTCGAGCACAACATGAACGTGATCGCGGGCATCTCCGACACGATCACCGTCCTGCAACGCGGCGAGGTGCTGGCCGAAGGCTCGTATGCGGAAGTGTCGAAGAATCCGCTCGTCATCGAGGCCTACATGGGCAGCGCCGACGCGGCGCTCGCGGGGGCGCACGCATGA
- a CDS encoding ABC transporter ATP-binding protein, with amino-acid sequence MKHSEREERELSGVESGTPALEITGLEAWYGESHILHGVDLTVHRGEVVTLLGRNGAGRTTTLRAIMGLTGRRSGSIKVAGNETIGLATHRIAHFGVGYCPEERGIFSSLSCEENLMLPPPIGPRDHAMSIDEIYTMFPNLASRRQSQGTRLSGGEQQMLAVARILRTGANLLLLDEISEGLAPVIVQSLARMIVALKARGYTIVMVEQNFRFAAPLADRFYVMEHGSIVEHFQAAELESKMPTLHDLLGV; translated from the coding sequence ATGAAGCACAGCGAACGGGAGGAACGCGAATTGAGCGGCGTCGAAAGCGGTACGCCCGCGCTGGAGATCACGGGCCTGGAGGCCTGGTACGGGGAATCCCACATATTGCACGGTGTCGACCTGACGGTGCATCGCGGCGAGGTCGTCACGCTGCTCGGCCGCAACGGCGCGGGCCGCACGACGACGCTGCGCGCGATCATGGGCCTCACGGGTCGCCGCAGCGGGTCGATCAAGGTCGCGGGCAACGAGACGATCGGCCTCGCGACACACCGCATCGCGCATTTCGGTGTCGGCTACTGCCCGGAGGAGCGCGGGATCTTCTCGAGCCTCTCGTGCGAGGAGAACCTGATGCTGCCGCCGCCGATCGGGCCGCGCGATCACGCGATGTCGATCGACGAGATCTACACGATGTTCCCGAACCTCGCGTCGCGCCGGCAGAGCCAGGGCACGCGGCTGTCCGGCGGCGAGCAGCAGATGCTCGCGGTCGCGCGGATCCTGCGCACCGGCGCGAACCTGCTGCTGCTCGACGAGATCTCCGAAGGCCTCGCGCCGGTAATCGTGCAGTCGCTGGCGCGGATGATCGTCGCGCTGAAGGCGCGCGGCTACACGATCGTGATGGTCGAACAGAATTTCCGCTTCGCGGCGCCGCTCGCCGACCGGTTCTACGTGATGGAGCACGGCAGCATCGTCGAACATTTCCAGGCGGCCGAACTGGAAAGCAAGATGCCGACCCTGCACGACCTGCTCGGGGTGTGA
- a CDS encoding ABC transporter substrate-binding protein, with translation MKMKTLAHACLALAAAAFTTGAAQAADTVKIGFITDMSGLYADIDGQGGLEAIRMAVADFGGKVLGKPIEVVYADHQNKADIAASKAREWMDRGGLDLLVGGTNSATALSMNQVAAEKKKVYINIGAGADTLTNEQCTPYTVHYAYDTMALAKGTGSAVVKQGGKSWFFLTADYAFGKALEKNTSDVVKANGGQVLGAVRHPLSASDFSSFLLQAQASKAQILGLANAGGDTINSIKAAKEFGITKTMKLAALLMFIDDVHSLGLETTQGLVLTDSWYWNRDAASRQWAQRYFGKMKKMPSSLQAADYSSVTTYLKAVQAAGTTDSDKVMAELKKIKINDFYAKGYIRTDGSMIHDMYLMEVKKPAESKEPWDYYKVLATIPGEQAFGTKQESRCALWK, from the coding sequence ATGAAAATGAAGACCCTCGCACACGCCTGTCTCGCGCTCGCGGCGGCCGCGTTCACCACCGGCGCCGCGCAGGCCGCGGATACCGTGAAGATCGGCTTCATCACCGACATGTCGGGGCTTTACGCGGACATCGACGGGCAGGGCGGCCTCGAGGCGATCCGCATGGCGGTCGCCGATTTCGGCGGCAAGGTGCTCGGCAAGCCGATCGAGGTCGTCTATGCCGATCACCAGAACAAGGCCGACATCGCCGCGTCGAAGGCGCGCGAATGGATGGACCGCGGCGGGCTCGACCTGCTGGTCGGCGGCACGAACTCCGCCACCGCGCTGTCGATGAACCAGGTCGCGGCCGAGAAGAAGAAGGTCTACATCAACATCGGCGCGGGCGCCGACACGCTGACGAACGAGCAGTGCACGCCGTACACGGTCCACTACGCATACGACACGATGGCGCTCGCGAAGGGCACCGGTTCGGCGGTGGTGAAGCAGGGCGGCAAGAGCTGGTTCTTCCTGACTGCCGACTACGCGTTCGGCAAGGCGCTCGAGAAGAACACGTCGGATGTCGTGAAGGCGAACGGCGGGCAGGTGCTCGGCGCGGTGCGTCACCCGCTGTCCGCGTCGGATTTCTCGTCGTTCCTGCTGCAGGCGCAGGCGTCGAAGGCGCAGATCCTCGGCCTCGCGAACGCGGGCGGCGACACGATCAATTCGATCAAGGCCGCGAAGGAGTTCGGCATCACGAAGACGATGAAGCTCGCCGCGCTGCTGATGTTCATCGACGACGTGCACAGCCTCGGCCTCGAGACGACGCAGGGCCTCGTGCTGACCGACAGCTGGTACTGGAACCGCGATGCGGCGTCGCGCCAGTGGGCGCAACGCTACTTCGGCAAGATGAAGAAGATGCCGTCGAGCCTGCAGGCGGCCGACTACTCGTCGGTGACGACCTACCTGAAGGCGGTCCAGGCTGCCGGAACGACCGATTCCGACAAGGTGATGGCCGAGCTGAAGAAGATCAAGATCAACGACTTCTACGCGAAGGGCTACATCCGCACGGACGGCAGCATGATCCACGACATGTACCTGATGGAAGTGAAGAAGCCTGCTGAATCGAAGGAGCCGTGGGATTACTACAAGGTGCTCGCGACGATTCCGGGCGAACAGGCGTTCGGGACCAAGCAGGAATCGCGCTGCGCGTTGTGGAAGTAA
- a CDS encoding branched-chain amino acid ABC transporter permease, which produces MEIFGIPLPAMLSQLLLGLVNGSFYAILSLGLAVIFGLLNVINFAHGALFMLGAMLAWMGLSYFGLPYWAMLVIAPLVVGAFGILIERSMLRWLYKLDHLYGLLLTFGLTLVVEGVFRSIYGSSGQPYDVPSQLSGATNLGFMFLPNYRAWVVVASLAVCLVTWFVIEKTRLGAYLRAGTENPKLVEAFGVNVPMMITLTYGFGVALAAFAGVLAAPVIQVSPLMGQPMIITVFAVVVIGGMGSILGSIVTGLMLGVIEGFTRVFYPEASATVVFVIMAIVLLFRPAGLFGKEK; this is translated from the coding sequence ATGGAAATCTTTGGCATTCCGTTGCCGGCGATGCTGAGCCAGTTGCTGCTCGGGCTCGTCAACGGCTCGTTCTACGCGATCCTGAGCCTCGGGCTCGCGGTGATCTTCGGGCTGCTCAACGTGATCAACTTCGCGCACGGCGCGCTGTTCATGCTGGGCGCGATGCTCGCGTGGATGGGCCTGTCGTACTTCGGGCTGCCGTACTGGGCGATGCTCGTGATCGCGCCGCTGGTCGTCGGTGCGTTCGGGATCCTGATCGAACGCTCGATGCTGCGCTGGCTGTACAAGCTCGATCACCTGTACGGGCTGCTGCTCACGTTCGGGCTCACGCTGGTCGTCGAAGGCGTGTTCCGGTCGATCTACGGCTCGTCCGGCCAGCCGTACGACGTGCCGTCGCAGCTGTCCGGCGCCACCAACCTCGGCTTCATGTTCCTGCCGAACTACCGTGCATGGGTGGTCGTCGCGTCGCTCGCGGTGTGTCTCGTGACCTGGTTCGTGATCGAGAAGACGCGCCTCGGCGCCTACCTGCGCGCGGGCACCGAGAACCCGAAGCTCGTCGAGGCATTCGGCGTGAACGTGCCGATGATGATCACGCTCACCTACGGCTTCGGCGTCGCGCTCGCGGCGTTCGCGGGCGTGCTGGCCGCGCCGGTGATCCAGGTGTCGCCGCTGATGGGCCAGCCGATGATCATCACCGTGTTCGCGGTGGTCGTGATCGGCGGGATGGGGTCGATCCTCGGCTCGATCGTCACGGGCCTGATGCTCGGCGTGATCGAGGGTTTCACGCGCGTGTTCTACCCCGAAGCGTCGGCTACCGTCGTGTTCGTGATCATGGCGATCGTGCTGCTGTTCCGCCCGGCGGGCCTCTTCGGCAAGGAAAAATGA
- a CDS encoding branched-chain amino acid ABC transporter permease has translation MQRKVLYGVLLAALLAAPFIGAYPVFVMKVLTFALFAAAFNLLIGYTGLLSFGHAMFLATAGYATGYSMQTLGFTPELGVLVGTVAATLLGLVVGLFAIRRQGIYFAMITLAFAQMVYFIYLQAPFTHGEDGLQGVPRGHLFGLLDLSNDVALYYVVVAVVVAACAFIVRVVHSPFGQVLVAIKENEARAISLGYDTDRFKLLAFILSAGIAGLAGSLKVLVLGFETLSDAYWTMSGLVVLMTLVGGMGTLFGPLLGAALIVALEDRLGDIGEGLASATGVAWFHSLGESATIVTGLIFIVCVLAFRRGIVGEMVARIKPLRAS, from the coding sequence ATGCAGAGAAAAGTGCTCTACGGCGTGCTGCTTGCCGCACTGCTCGCCGCGCCGTTCATCGGCGCGTACCCGGTGTTCGTGATGAAGGTGCTCACGTTCGCGCTGTTCGCGGCCGCATTCAACCTGCTGATCGGCTATACGGGGCTGCTGTCGTTCGGCCATGCGATGTTCCTCGCGACCGCCGGCTATGCGACCGGTTATTCGATGCAGACGCTCGGCTTCACGCCGGAACTCGGGGTGCTCGTCGGCACCGTTGCCGCGACGCTGCTCGGGCTCGTCGTCGGGCTGTTCGCGATCCGCCGGCAGGGCATCTACTTCGCGATGATCACGCTCGCGTTCGCGCAGATGGTCTATTTCATCTACCTGCAGGCGCCGTTCACGCACGGCGAAGACGGGTTGCAGGGCGTGCCGCGCGGCCACCTGTTCGGGCTGCTCGACCTGTCGAACGACGTCGCGCTGTACTACGTCGTGGTGGCGGTGGTCGTCGCCGCGTGCGCGTTCATCGTGCGGGTCGTGCATTCGCCGTTCGGCCAGGTGCTCGTCGCGATCAAGGAGAACGAGGCGCGCGCGATCTCGCTCGGCTACGACACCGACCGTTTCAAGCTGCTCGCGTTCATCCTGTCGGCGGGCATCGCGGGACTGGCCGGCTCGCTGAAGGTGCTCGTGCTCGGCTTCGAGACGCTGTCGGACGCGTACTGGACGATGTCGGGCCTGGTCGTGCTGATGACGCTCGTCGGCGGGATGGGCACGCTGTTCGGGCCGCTGCTCGGCGCGGCGCTGATCGTCGCGCTCGAAGACCGGCTCGGCGACATCGGCGAAGGGCTCGCATCGGCGACGGGCGTCGCGTGGTTCCATTCGCTCGGCGAATCGGCGACGATCGTCACGGGGCTGATCTTCATCGTGTGCGTGCTCGCCTTCCGGCGCGGCATCGTCGGCGAGATGGTCGCGCGGATCAAGCCGCTCAGGGCCTCCTGA
- a CDS encoding ABC transporter substrate-binding protein: MKMNRWMEVLLAAGLVCAAATASAQVKIGVTLSATGPAASLGIPEKNTIALLPKEIAGKSVQYIVLDDASDTSRAVQNVRKLIDEDHVDAIIGSSVTPNSLAMLDPVSQGKTPTISLAASAQIISPMDAKRAWMFKVPQNDQLMADAIAGYMAKHGVKTVGFIGFADAYGDSWYNTFNAAAAKNGLKVVSNERFNRTDASVMGQVLKLMGSNPDAVLIAGSGTPAALPAKTLKERGYKGKVYQTHGVANNDFLRVCGKDCEGEILPAGPVLVTDQLPDSNPVKKPALGYKAAYEKAYGAGSLATFGGHAWDAGLLLQRAIPEALKKGQPGTEAFREALRASLESVKDLPVSHGVINMTPTDHNGFDTRARVMVQIVDGKWKLQAE; encoded by the coding sequence ATGAAGATGAATCGATGGATGGAAGTTCTGCTTGCCGCGGGCCTCGTGTGCGCGGCCGCCACGGCGTCGGCGCAGGTGAAGATCGGCGTGACGCTGTCGGCCACCGGGCCGGCCGCGTCGCTCGGGATTCCGGAAAAGAACACGATCGCGCTGCTGCCGAAGGAAATCGCCGGCAAGAGCGTGCAGTACATCGTGCTCGACGACGCATCCGACACGAGCCGCGCGGTGCAGAACGTGCGCAAGCTGATCGACGAGGATCATGTCGACGCGATCATCGGTTCGTCCGTCACGCCGAACTCGCTCGCGATGCTCGATCCCGTGTCGCAGGGCAAGACGCCGACGATCTCGCTCGCGGCGAGCGCGCAGATCATCTCGCCGATGGATGCGAAGCGCGCCTGGATGTTCAAGGTGCCGCAGAACGACCAGCTGATGGCCGACGCGATCGCCGGCTACATGGCGAAGCACGGCGTGAAGACGGTCGGCTTCATCGGCTTCGCCGATGCGTACGGCGACAGCTGGTACAACACGTTCAACGCGGCGGCCGCGAAGAACGGCCTGAAGGTCGTGTCGAACGAACGCTTCAACCGTACCGACGCGTCGGTGATGGGGCAGGTGCTGAAGCTGATGGGCTCGAATCCGGATGCGGTGTTGATCGCCGGCTCGGGCACGCCGGCGGCGCTGCCGGCGAAGACGCTGAAGGAGCGCGGCTACAAGGGCAAGGTGTACCAGACGCACGGCGTCGCGAACAACGACTTCCTGCGTGTGTGCGGCAAGGACTGCGAAGGCGAGATCCTGCCGGCCGGCCCGGTGCTCGTGACCGACCAGCTGCCCGATTCGAATCCGGTGAAGAAGCCGGCGCTCGGGTACAAGGCCGCGTACGAGAAGGCCTACGGCGCGGGCTCGCTGGCGACGTTCGGCGGCCATGCGTGGGATGCGGGGCTGCTGCTGCAGCGTGCGATTCCGGAAGCACTGAAGAAGGGCCAGCCGGGCACCGAGGCGTTCCGCGAAGCGCTGCGCGCGTCGCTCGAAAGCGTGAAGGACCTGCCCGTGTCGCACGGCGTGATCAACATGACGCCGACCGATCACAACGGCTTCGATACGCGTGCGCGCGTGATGGTGCAGATCGTCGACGGCAAGTGGAAGCTGCAGGCCGAGTAA
- a CDS encoding branched-chain amino acid ABC transporter permease: MDLSIAAILAQDGITTGAIYALLSLALVLVFSVTRVIFIPQGEFVAYGALTLAALQAQKFPATCWLLFVMGIACFLLEVGGLIRHRERRHQLGRTLATLGSRYVLLPLAVFAITRSFAAQPLPMLAQIALTLAIVVPMGPFVYRLVYQPIAEGTTLLLLIVSVAVHFAMVGLGLVMFGAEGSRTNGFSDASLAIGSMTVSVQSILVVVTALVLIGALYVYFGRTIAGKALRATSVNRLGARLVGIGTTEAGRLAFTFAAGLGVLSGILVGPLTTIYYDSGFLIGLKGFVGAIIGGLVSYPLAAAGSLLVGVLESYSSFWASAYKEVIVFTLIIPVLLWRSFATPHAEEEEE, from the coding sequence ATGGATCTCTCGATTGCAGCGATCCTCGCGCAAGACGGCATCACGACCGGCGCCATATATGCATTGCTGTCGCTGGCGCTCGTGCTGGTGTTTTCCGTCACGCGAGTGATCTTCATTCCCCAGGGCGAATTCGTCGCCTACGGTGCGCTGACGCTTGCCGCGTTGCAGGCGCAGAAATTTCCCGCCACCTGCTGGCTGTTGTTCGTGATGGGCATCGCGTGCTTCCTGCTCGAAGTCGGCGGCCTGATCCGGCATCGCGAACGTCGCCATCAGCTCGGCCGCACACTCGCGACACTCGGCAGCCGCTACGTCCTGCTGCCGCTCGCGGTGTTCGCGATCACGCGCAGCTTTGCCGCGCAGCCGCTGCCGATGCTCGCGCAGATCGCGCTGACACTCGCGATCGTCGTGCCGATGGGGCCGTTCGTCTACCGGCTCGTGTACCAGCCGATCGCCGAAGGCACGACGCTGCTGCTGCTGATCGTGTCGGTCGCCGTCCACTTCGCGATGGTCGGCCTCGGGCTCGTGATGTTCGGCGCGGAAGGTTCGCGCACCAACGGGTTTTCGGATGCGTCGCTCGCGATCGGCAGCATGACCGTGTCGGTGCAGAGCATCCTGGTCGTCGTGACGGCACTCGTGCTGATCGGTGCGCTCTACGTGTACTTCGGCCGCACGATCGCCGGCAAGGCGCTGCGCGCGACGTCGGTGAACCGGCTCGGCGCGCGGCTCGTCGGCATCGGCACGACCGAGGCAGGGCGGCTCGCGTTCACGTTCGCGGCGGGGCTCGGCGTGCTGTCCGGGATCCTCGTCGGCCCGCTGACGACGATCTACTACGACTCGGGCTTCCTGATCGGCCTGAAGGGTTTCGTCGGCGCGATCATCGGCGGGCTCGTCAGCTATCCGCTCGCGGCCGCCGGCTCGCTGCTCGTCGGCGTGCTCGAATCGTATTCGTCGTTCTGGGCGAGCGCGTACAAGGAGGTGATCGTGTTCACGCTGATCATTCCGGTGCTGCTGTGGCGGAGCTTCGCGACGCCGCACGCGGAAGAGGAAGAGGAGTGA
- a CDS encoding ABC transporter permease subunit — protein sequence MKTMVRNKTFWVFLVVLFALPVLPGALQVPEYWITLLNYIGLYAIVAIGLVLLTGVGGMTSFGQAAFVGIGAYATAFLTTRYGVSPWLALIVGVVLTAVVALVLGAVTMRLSGHFLPLGTIAWGLALFYLFGNLELLGKYDGINGIPALNLFGIELGSGRSLYFLIWAVVLAAIVSVQNLLNSRPGRAIRALRGGGVMAEAMGVNTAWMRVVIFVYAAVLAAVSGFLYAHLQRAVNPTPFGLNHGIEFLFMAVVGGVSHVWGAVLGAAILTVLQDYLQTLLPKLLGSEGNFEIIVFGVLMVLLLQYARQGVWPFVARLFPRGPRAHVPEHADPLPQRAKPTAGEPLLVVDNARKQFGGLVAVNDVSFDVKAGQIIGLIGPNGAGKSTTFNLVTGVLKPTGGTITFRGERIDGLTSRQIVRRGIGRTFQHVKLLPAMTVLENVAIGAHLRGRTGVWRSVARLNAHEEAQLLAEAARQIRRVGLEKHMYDEAGSLALGQQRILEIARALCCDPTLLLLDEPAAGLRYQEKQQLADLLRRLKAEGMSVLLVEHDMDFVMNLTDRLVVMEFGTRIAEGLPQDVQQDPAVLEAYLGGVE from the coding sequence ATGAAGACGATGGTACGCAACAAGACCTTCTGGGTGTTTCTCGTGGTGCTGTTCGCGCTGCCGGTGCTGCCTGGTGCGCTGCAGGTGCCCGAATACTGGATCACGCTGCTGAACTACATCGGCCTCTACGCGATCGTCGCGATCGGGCTCGTGCTGCTGACGGGCGTCGGCGGGATGACGAGCTTCGGGCAGGCCGCGTTCGTCGGCATCGGCGCCTATGCGACCGCGTTCCTGACGACGCGATACGGCGTGTCGCCGTGGCTCGCGCTGATCGTCGGTGTCGTACTGACGGCGGTCGTCGCGCTCGTGCTCGGCGCGGTCACGATGCGGCTGTCCGGCCACTTCCTGCCGCTCGGCACGATCGCGTGGGGCCTCGCGCTGTTCTACCTGTTCGGCAACCTCGAACTGCTCGGCAAGTACGACGGCATCAACGGGATTCCGGCGCTGAACCTGTTCGGCATCGAGCTTGGAAGCGGGCGCAGCCTGTATTTCCTGATCTGGGCCGTCGTGCTGGCTGCGATCGTGTCGGTGCAGAACCTGCTGAACAGCCGCCCGGGCCGTGCGATCCGCGCGCTGCGCGGCGGCGGCGTGATGGCCGAGGCGATGGGCGTGAACACCGCGTGGATGCGCGTCGTGATCTTCGTCTATGCGGCCGTGCTCGCGGCCGTATCGGGTTTCCTGTACGCGCACCTGCAACGCGCGGTGAACCCGACGCCGTTCGGGCTGAACCACGGGATCGAGTTCCTGTTCATGGCCGTGGTCGGCGGCGTGTCGCATGTGTGGGGCGCGGTGCTCGGCGCGGCGATCCTGACCGTGCTGCAGGACTATCTGCAGACGCTGCTGCCGAAGCTGCTCGGCTCGGAAGGCAACTTCGAGATCATCGTGTTCGGCGTGCTGATGGTGCTGCTGCTGCAGTACGCGCGCCAGGGCGTGTGGCCGTTCGTCGCGAGGCTGTTCCCGCGCGGGCCGCGCGCGCATGTGCCCGAGCACGCGGATCCGTTGCCGCAGCGCGCGAAGCCGACGGCCGGCGAGCCGCTGCTCGTCGTCGACAATGCGCGCAAGCAGTTCGGCGGGCTCGTGGCCGTCAACGACGTCAGCTTCGACGTGAAAGCGGGGCAGATCATCGGGCTGATCGGCCCGAACGGCGCCGGCAAGTCGACCACGTTCAACCTCGTGACGGGTGTGCTGAAGCCGACGGGCGGCACGATCACGTTCCGTGGCGAGCGTATCGACGGGCTCACATCGCGCCAGATCGTCCGCCGCGGCATCGGCCGGACGTTCCAGCACGTGAAGCTGTTGCCGGCGATGACGGTGCTCGAGAACGTCGCGATCGGTGCGCACCTGCGTGGCCGTACGGGCGTGTGGCGCAGCGTCGCGCGGCTCAATGCACATGAGGAAGCGCAGTTGCTGGCTGAGGCCGCACGCCAGATTCGCCGCGTCGGGCTTGAAAAGCACATGTACGACGAAGCGGGCAGCCTCGCGCTGGGGCAGCAGCGGATTCTCGAAATCGCGCGGGCGCTGTGCTGCGATCCGACGCTGCTGCTGCTCGACGAGCCGGCCGCCGGGCTGCGTTACCAGGAGAAGCAGCAACTCGCTGATCTGCTGCGGCGGCTGAAGGCGGAAGGCATGAGCGTGTTGCTCGTGGAACACGACATGGATTTCGTGATGAATCTCACCGACCGTTTGGTGGTGATGGAGTTCGGCACGCGGATCGCGGAAGGACTGCCGCAAGACGTGCAGCAGGATCCGGCGGTGCTGGAGGCGTATCTGGGCGGGGTGGAGTGA